In Phormidium yuhuli AB48, one genomic interval encodes:
- a CDS encoding DUF1156 domain-containing protein, protein MRPKLFIEKIFPVKLLNQQVNYEHGGNPFKGLHRWYSRKPLSFSRASVLASLLPESVSLEEFEWLLGLDWRKFRGERDAVRLYKTPPTADRIEKVHDYCEQVWGHRQASLMDAFAGGGSIPFEGVRYGLEVFASDLNPVAVVTMKAAMEFPLKFGPELQEEIDVWVQWVGDEAQRRLAEFFPSPPGETVQNYLWAHTVVCPSCGSTVPLSPNWWLYKRPEKQNLHKWCAVKPIPNPQEKRVDFELVRGKKGKGSTIQTPEGDFDPNDFSTISRGVGKCPNCGSVIGDEVIKSQAQSKGLGHQLYAVAYKEGESSLQFRVVNNLDIQSFDFAKAKIAELEEVPGILPIESIPMGKETHRLFPQGINVWSDLFNPRQLLTLIAYVEIINEAKFKIQEEYGFEKAEAIITYLAMVLDRCADSNCRLAHWDSSRASSKAASAQHSLNLMWNYPESSGAGELWFGCARAITSDYLRLYNLIAVTPKIWEDDRQKTRKTEITSASADSLFNLPDNSLDAIVTDPPYYATIQYAELSDFFYVWQKRILGDIFPDLYLSELTDKDREAVANPSRFRNMGGRPDDLAAQDYEAKMSMAFSEHYRVLRDDGVMTVQFNHKDSGAWDVLTKSLIDAGFEITASWAVSTENPQNLHQAKKNSVSSTVLLVCRKRDSNASQGWWDDLRLEVQQTLTAKTLRRGEGDSPESGIPARGDQVAEAEEQLSRLEWLEEYGITGIDLYLSAFGPALNVFSRFHPILDSSGDEVRPELAFEEARRAVANYRLAKLLHGKDTSGIDALTQWYLLAWDAFAAREFPFDEARQLALAIGGFNVTDLAKKYKLLNSASGSCKFLEPRQRLKKGAFSPNPEELNKRQMVDGLHGAIALYDEENRLGPVRNFLQKTNLITNPQFLKTWEIALQVLPDKTPEFQTLQTLWLSMEEIKETVIYEQLELETSNSDESSGTQQLRLDLSE, encoded by the coding sequence ATGCGCCCTAAACTCTTCATCGAAAAGATTTTCCCTGTGAAGTTGCTGAATCAGCAGGTGAACTATGAACATGGGGGAAATCCCTTTAAGGGGTTGCATCGTTGGTATTCTCGCAAGCCGCTGTCGTTTTCACGAGCGAGTGTGTTAGCCTCTCTGTTGCCGGAGTCGGTGAGCTTGGAGGAGTTTGAATGGTTGCTGGGGTTGGATTGGCGAAAGTTTCGCGGTGAACGGGATGCGGTGCGACTCTATAAAACACCACCGACGGCTGACCGGATTGAGAAGGTTCATGATTATTGTGAGCAAGTTTGGGGACATCGCCAAGCCTCGCTGATGGATGCGTTTGCGGGTGGGGGGTCGATTCCCTTTGAGGGGGTTCGCTATGGTTTGGAGGTGTTTGCGTCAGACCTCAATCCGGTGGCGGTGGTGACGATGAAGGCGGCGATGGAGTTTCCGCTGAAGTTTGGCCCGGAACTTCAGGAGGAGATTGATGTTTGGGTGCAATGGGTGGGGGATGAGGCCCAACGGCGTTTGGCTGAGTTTTTTCCCTCGCCTCCTGGGGAGACGGTGCAGAATTATCTCTGGGCCCATACGGTGGTTTGTCCGTCTTGTGGGTCCACGGTTCCGTTGAGTCCGAATTGGTGGTTGTATAAACGCCCGGAAAAGCAGAATCTACATAAGTGGTGTGCGGTGAAACCGATTCCCAATCCCCAGGAGAAGCGGGTGGATTTTGAGTTGGTGCGCGGCAAGAAGGGCAAAGGTTCGACGATTCAAACTCCGGAGGGGGATTTTGACCCGAATGATTTTTCAACCATTAGTCGTGGGGTTGGGAAATGTCCAAATTGTGGAAGTGTGATTGGTGATGAAGTCATTAAGTCACAAGCTCAATCCAAGGGATTAGGACATCAATTATATGCCGTTGCGTATAAGGAAGGGGAGAGCAGTTTACAGTTTAGAGTCGTCAATAATTTAGATATACAATCTTTTGATTTTGCTAAAGCTAAAATAGCCGAGCTAGAAGAAGTTCCGGGAATCTTGCCAATCGAGTCTATTCCGATGGGCAAAGAAACTCATCGGCTATTCCCTCAAGGAATTAACGTATGGTCAGATTTATTTAATCCGCGTCAGCTTTTAACCTTAATTGCGTATGTGGAGATTATCAACGAGGCGAAGTTCAAGATTCAAGAGGAGTATGGATTTGAGAAGGCTGAAGCGATAATAACTTACTTGGCAATGGTGCTTGATAGATGTGCTGATTCTAATTGTCGTTTGGCGCATTGGGATTCATCCAGGGCAAGTTCTAAAGCCGCTTCTGCTCAACATTCGTTAAACCTCATGTGGAATTATCCAGAAAGCAGTGGTGCAGGCGAACTTTGGTTTGGTTGTGCTAGAGCAATTACTTCAGACTATTTAAGGTTATACAATTTAATCGCGGTCACTCCAAAAATATGGGAAGATGACAGACAAAAAACCAGAAAAACTGAAATCACATCAGCTTCAGCCGACAGCCTTTTTAATCTCCCCGACAACTCCCTCGATGCCATCGTCACCGACCCCCCCTATTACGCTACCATCCAATATGCGGAACTCTCCGACTTCTTCTATGTTTGGCAAAAACGCATCCTCGGCGACATTTTCCCCGACCTTTACCTATCTGAACTAACAGACAAAGACCGAGAAGCCGTCGCCAACCCCTCCCGTTTCCGCAATATGGGAGGTCGCCCCGACGACCTCGCCGCCCAAGACTACGAAGCCAAAATGTCCATGGCCTTCAGCGAACATTACCGAGTCTTGCGGGATGACGGGGTGATGACCGTGCAGTTCAACCATAAAGACTCCGGGGCTTGGGATGTGCTGACCAAATCTCTGATTGATGCAGGTTTCGAGATTACCGCCAGCTGGGCCGTCAGTACGGAGAACCCGCAAAACCTGCACCAAGCTAAGAAAAACAGCGTCTCTAGTACGGTTCTCCTCGTCTGTCGTAAACGAGATTCTAACGCTTCTCAAGGCTGGTGGGATGACCTGCGGCTGGAGGTTCAACAGACGCTGACGGCGAAAACTCTCCGACGGGGAGAGGGAGACAGTCCCGAAAGTGGGATTCCCGCCCGGGGGGACCAGGTGGCTGAGGCGGAGGAACAACTATCGCGGCTGGAGTGGTTGGAGGAATATGGGATTACGGGGATTGACCTCTACCTGAGTGCGTTTGGTCCGGCCCTTAATGTCTTCTCCCGCTTCCATCCCATCTTAGATAGTTCCGGGGATGAGGTGCGTCCGGAATTGGCCTTTGAGGAGGCCCGCCGGGCTGTGGCCAACTACCGGTTGGCGAAATTGCTGCATGGGAAGGATACCAGCGGCATTGATGCGCTGACGCAATGGTATTTACTGGCCTGGGATGCGTTTGCGGCCCGGGAGTTTCCGTTTGATGAGGCGCGACAGTTGGCGTTGGCGATTGGTGGCTTTAATGTGACGGATTTGGCGAAGAAGTACAAGCTTCTCAATAGTGCTAGTGGCAGTTGTAAGTTCTTGGAACCGCGACAACGGCTGAAGAAGGGGGCGTTTTCTCCTAATCCTGAGGAGTTGAATAAACGTCAGATGGTGGATGGTCTTCATGGGGCGATCGCCCTTTATGATGAAGAGAATCGTTTGGGGCCGGTTCGTAATTTCTTGCAAAAAACGAATCTGATTACGAACCCTCAGTTTCTCAAGACTTGGGAGATTGCCCTGCAAGTGCTTCCGGATAAAACCCCTGAGTTCCAAACGCTACAAACTCTCTGGCTATCGATGGAGGAGATTAAGGAAACGGTGATTTATGAGCAATTGGAACTTGAGACCTCAAACTCGGATGAGAGTTCAGGAACTCAACAGTTAAGGTTAGATTTGTCTGAGTAA
- a CDS encoding type II toxin-antitoxin system PemK/MazF family toxin, giving the protein MAGQRPRQGWVYMINPHRLYLRCRQGHSHLYELEAPGMVDCQTASCPETLNSSRVFRGTHPHIVWTSDEFQDESEYIQTFNAIPLTSQTTFAGLPTTYPINKTSRNGLENKSYALVHQICTVDGNCFKTPSGDWMERMGQLAKKDKIEIAKRLRYALELPEAPTDDWFKQNASPELVKKIYGYLAESEQQALLDDFLDQI; this is encoded by the coding sequence TTGGCTGGACAACGTCCTCGTCAAGGTTGGGTTTACATGATTAATCCCCATCGACTGTATTTAAGATGCCGTCAGGGTCACTCGCATCTCTACGAGTTGGAGGCTCCAGGGATGGTGGATTGTCAAACCGCCTCTTGTCCTGAAACACTCAATTCGAGTCGAGTTTTTCGGGGCACTCATCCTCATATTGTTTGGACCAGTGATGAATTTCAGGATGAATCGGAGTATATTCAAACCTTTAACGCTATTCCGTTAACGTCCCAAACGACCTTTGCCGGTTTACCTACTACCTATCCCATTAACAAAACGAGCCGAAATGGTCTAGAAAATAAGTCCTATGCGTTGGTTCATCAGATTTGTACCGTCGATGGAAATTGCTTCAAAACGCCATCAGGGGACTGGATGGAACGGATGGGACAACTGGCGAAAAAGGATAAAATTGAGATTGCGAAACGTTTACGCTACGCTTTAGAATTGCCGGAAGCCCCGACCGATGACTGGTTTAAGCAGAATGCCAGTCCAGAGTTGGTTAAAAAAATTTACGGTTACTTGGCCGAGTCTGAGCAGCAGGCGTTGTTGGATGATTTCCTCGATCAGATATAG
- a CDS encoding type II toxin-antitoxin system antitoxin SocA domain-containing protein, whose translation MIRTKGHITKTQLVKFLYLADLYSVKWTGQQLTDLEWCYYKHGPWNEEIDAALRLMESIILECQGDATLVKLREDGSTVKDIHLSDGLELMLENIRKEWAGAGNGKFDELIKYVYSTAPMVEAKRQSSSQDKAPLNLQLERDKLLAEIGG comes from the coding sequence GTGATACGCACCAAAGGGCATATCACGAAAACCCAATTGGTTAAGTTCCTGTACCTGGCTGACCTCTATTCTGTGAAGTGGACTGGACAACAGTTGACAGATTTAGAATGGTGTTATTACAAGCATGGTCCTTGGAATGAAGAGATTGACGCAGCTTTGAGGTTGATGGAGTCAATTATTCTGGAATGCCAGGGAGATGCCACCCTTGTTAAATTACGGGAAGATGGCTCTACGGTGAAAGACATTCACTTGTCTGATGGTTTAGAACTGATGTTAGAAAATATCAGAAAAGAATGGGCGGGAGCAGGTAATGGTAAGTTTGACGAGTTGATAAAATATGTCTATTCCACCGCTCCAATGGTGGAGGCGAAACGTCAGTCTAGTTCTCAAGATAAGGCTCCATTGAATCTTCAGTTGGAGCGGGATAAATTGTTGGCAGAAATTGGGGGTTAG
- a CDS encoding DUF7680 family protein, with amino-acid sequence MQEFQLRVVPTGHNNFAVELYQCAYKRAGEKRRPAARRIGRLKGQALVLSRMPIYTALKQNHYDPKTLSCKRKKPYILDESSGICLGLLFRALQRLRKLERIANIAAGVEAMTQEEAHYWFAKIESGQHPSALRALRVLLGE; translated from the coding sequence ATGCAAGAGTTTCAGCTTCGTGTGGTTCCTACGGGTCACAATAATTTTGCTGTTGAGTTATATCAATGTGCGTATAAACGAGCCGGTGAGAAACGCCGACCGGCGGCGCGGCGTATTGGTCGCTTAAAGGGACAGGCGTTAGTGTTGTCGCGGATGCCGATTTATACGGCTCTCAAGCAGAATCATTATGACCCGAAGACGCTTTCTTGCAAGCGCAAGAAACCCTATATTTTAGATGAATCCTCTGGGATATGTTTGGGACTGTTGTTTCGAGCCTTGCAACGGTTACGGAAACTTGAACGTATCGCCAATATTGCGGCGGGAGTTGAGGCGATGACTCAGGAGGAAGCTCATTATTGGTTTGCCAAGATTGAGTCAGGACAGCATCCCTCGGCGTTGCGAGCTTTGCGGGTGTTACTGGGAGAGTGA
- a CDS encoding ATP-binding protein — protein sequence MSQLAPVYQTCQPRPELLQGTLAEDLFAAKIRPVVQGKAPEVYQNADRFFANTFPTDGISTLIREVFSRLGSHDSGSPVIRLETSFGGGKTHDEIALWHICKQGRKIAGLERFTDINLIPDRAINVAAIDGRDIDISEGNYYADTGITTHTLWGELAYQIGSIRGYELLKGSDESGRSPGTSVLEQLIGDTPTVIVIDEIARHLRVAKAKKVVDSNLAEQVVAFFFSLMDFAAASRHVVLVYSLASASDTFSEETQELNELRQASARQERVLSPSTDVEIYSIVKQRLFESVSEDAAQSAAAAYTERYRQSRLDLPEACLDSRYRDTFEKSYPFHPELFQLLTKKIASIPDFQRTRGALRLLGWVVQDIWQNRPRHASAIHIHHLPLGVNSRVTNDLTSRIQRQLMRPAIEADIYNDNGREAYAQVQDKDWLAADKPPMTTWVARTIFLHSLTQGLSSGIRKSELYLSLLTPGYDIGVVDDVLDKLLAVAWYLDYDPVSRLAQFKEEPSINKIITEEINVVSVTAAKEELRNRRDSMLSSRLFELVIPDSPADVDDKPDSIVLCVIDFQDATLQRTDEPPPDLVERIFNQTGESGKFRTYRNRLLFLLANQGEIQTAIKRSQEYLAIQGLLKTPRRVQDLSGSQKRELKEREGQSELMLRLSLSNAYRHLFYPAKDDVKAPSGLMHYPLPPQDSSTIKKNQQEVILKALRDCYKVRAEEDDLAKPFAPVYVLQKVWLAGLDAMSTQALRDEFFKNLALNLPISAEPTKLKKTIERGILEGQWDLKVGDRIYMKTPDNRLQLPKIEFSDRQTLYRRGVLQLPKPRQVDVSYQLLGTSDTEQQVDLSWQAPEAISTQLFCNGEALEQTFSWRSNCRLPINQESRYRVVAFYKNDETAEKEVLVSISGDAYGQDKSAVERVGTGTEGYRVPVQIRQTEFSSDGTPNGVFNNFGDFVQDNQVKTIRRLTLSVATAMDYRKLGTTIPLLNSLSQNITIEQTLSIRAAGQFLRLEYEGDIRGFQACFSTANTFLNQKETEVELSLSVDLSFDPAIEPGSNPLLKLQQNLTRNPVERLSLRVQVGY from the coding sequence ATGTCCCAACTTGCCCCCGTTTACCAAACCTGTCAACCCCGCCCGGAACTCCTACAGGGAACCTTGGCCGAAGACCTCTTCGCCGCCAAAATTCGCCCGGTTGTCCAGGGAAAGGCCCCCGAGGTGTACCAAAACGCCGATCGCTTTTTCGCCAACACCTTCCCCACCGATGGGATTTCGACCCTAATTCGGGAAGTCTTCAGCCGCCTGGGAAGTCATGACTCGGGTTCCCCGGTGATTCGCTTGGAGACGAGCTTTGGGGGCGGTAAAACCCATGATGAAATTGCACTTTGGCATATTTGTAAACAGGGGCGAAAAATTGCCGGGCTTGAGCGTTTTACTGATATCAACCTGATTCCGGATCGAGCCATCAATGTGGCAGCCATTGATGGACGCGATATCGATATTAGTGAAGGCAACTATTACGCCGACACAGGAATCACCACCCATACTCTCTGGGGAGAACTCGCCTATCAGATTGGCAGCATTCGCGGTTATGAACTCCTCAAAGGGTCTGATGAAAGTGGTCGCAGTCCCGGAACCAGTGTCTTAGAACAACTCATTGGGGATACGCCGACAGTCATTGTAATTGATGAAATTGCGCGTCATTTACGGGTCGCTAAAGCCAAGAAAGTTGTTGATAGTAACCTTGCCGAACAAGTGGTGGCTTTTTTCTTCTCTTTGATGGATTTTGCCGCTGCGAGTCGTCATGTCGTTTTGGTCTATTCCTTGGCATCTGCCTCGGATACCTTTAGTGAAGAAACCCAAGAACTTAATGAACTTCGCCAAGCCTCGGCACGACAAGAACGAGTTTTGAGTCCATCGACGGATGTAGAAATTTATAGTATTGTCAAACAACGGCTGTTTGAATCTGTTAGTGAAGATGCCGCTCAAAGTGCGGCTGCTGCTTATACAGAACGTTACCGACAATCCCGCCTGGATTTACCTGAAGCCTGTCTCGATAGCCGCTATCGAGATACCTTTGAAAAAAGCTATCCCTTTCATCCTGAACTCTTCCAACTGCTCACCAAAAAAATTGCTTCAATCCCTGATTTTCAGCGAACTCGGGGTGCGTTGCGACTGTTAGGATGGGTAGTGCAAGACATTTGGCAAAACCGTCCTCGTCACGCCAGTGCGATTCATATTCATCATCTTCCCTTGGGGGTTAATTCTCGGGTCACCAATGACTTAACCTCGCGAATTCAGCGACAGTTAATGCGTCCCGCTATTGAAGCCGATATTTATAATGATAACGGTCGAGAAGCCTATGCCCAAGTTCAGGATAAAGATTGGCTGGCGGCGGATAAACCCCCGATGACTACTTGGGTAGCGCGAACCATATTTCTCCATTCTCTGACTCAGGGACTCTCTTCGGGGATTCGTAAATCTGAGTTGTATTTATCTCTGTTGACGCCGGGATATGATATCGGCGTAGTGGATGATGTCTTAGATAAATTGCTGGCTGTGGCTTGGTATTTAGATTATGACCCAGTGAGCCGTTTAGCGCAATTTAAGGAAGAGCCATCGATTAACAAAATCATCACCGAAGAGATAAATGTTGTCTCGGTGACAGCGGCGAAGGAGGAGTTGCGAAATCGGCGGGATAGTATGTTGTCCTCTCGTCTGTTTGAGTTGGTGATTCCTGATTCCCCAGCAGATGTGGATGATAAGCCAGATTCGATTGTTCTCTGTGTGATTGACTTTCAGGATGCGACGTTGCAACGTACTGATGAACCGCCGCCGGATTTGGTGGAGCGAATTTTCAATCAGACGGGAGAATCGGGGAAATTTCGCACCTATCGCAATCGGTTGTTGTTTTTGCTGGCTAATCAGGGAGAAATTCAGACGGCGATTAAACGCAGTCAGGAGTATTTAGCCATTCAGGGACTTTTGAAAACTCCTCGGCGAGTGCAGGATTTGTCAGGAAGTCAAAAACGGGAACTGAAGGAGCGCGAGGGCCAAAGTGAGTTGATGTTACGCTTGAGTTTATCGAATGCGTATCGTCATCTATTTTACCCGGCGAAAGATGATGTGAAAGCGCCAAGCGGCCTAATGCACTATCCGTTACCTCCTCAGGATTCTAGTACAATTAAGAAGAATCAGCAAGAGGTGATTCTCAAGGCGTTGCGTGATTGTTATAAGGTGCGAGCTGAGGAGGATGACCTGGCGAAACCGTTTGCTCCGGTTTATGTGTTGCAGAAGGTTTGGCTGGCGGGTTTAGACGCCATGAGTACTCAGGCGTTACGGGATGAATTTTTTAAAAATTTGGCGTTGAATTTACCAATTTCGGCGGAACCTACTAAACTTAAGAAGACCATTGAACGAGGAATTTTAGAGGGTCAATGGGATTTAAAAGTGGGCGATCGCATTTACATGAAAACTCCAGATAATCGCCTCCAATTGCCGAAAATCGAGTTCTCCGACCGTCAAACCCTCTACCGTCGAGGGGTGTTACAACTTCCCAAACCTCGCCAAGTTGATGTGAGTTATCAGCTTCTGGGAACCTCGGATACAGAACAGCAGGTTGACCTATCTTGGCAAGCACCTGAGGCAATTTCTACCCAGTTGTTTTGTAATGGGGAAGCCTTAGAACAGACCTTTAGTTGGCGGAGTAATTGTCGTTTACCAATTAACCAAGAGAGTCGCTATCGAGTGGTAGCCTTTTATAAGAATGACGAGACGGCTGAAAAAGAGGTTCTCGTCTCGATTTCGGGAGATGCTTATGGACAAGATAAGTCGGCTGTTGAGCGAGTGGGAACAGGAACCGAGGGGTATCGTGTTCCTGTCCAGATTCGCCAGACGGAGTTTTCCAGTGATGGAACGCCGAATGGGGTGTTTAATAATTTCGGGGATTTTGTCCAGGATAATCAGGTTAAGACCATTCGCCGTCTGACCCTTTCGGTGGCTACGGCCATGGACTATCGTAAACTGGGAACTACGATTCCTCTCTTGAACAGCTTGAGTCAAAATATAACCATTGAGCAAACTTTGTCAATCCGAGCAGCCGGTCAGTTTTTGAGGCTGGAATATGAAGGGGATATCCGAGGCTTTCAAGCCTGTTTTTCAACGGCAAATACGTTTTTGAATCAGAAAGAGACTGAGGTAGAATTGTCGTTGTCCGTTGACCTGTCCTTTGACCCTGCTATTGAGCCGGGGAGTAACCCGTTGCTCAAACTTCAACAAAATTTGACCCGTAATCCCGTTGAGCGGTTAAGTTTACGAGTTCAGGTGGGATATTAA
- a CDS encoding DUF5615 family PIN-like protein: MKLLLDENLSDRIISKIIDLYPNSEHVKTLVLTNTDDGVIWEYAKQNAFVIVSKDSDFHQRSLLYGHPPKFIYLRVGNSPTSKIVRILRDNFGIISEFGDRESESILVLT, translated from the coding sequence GTGAAACTCTTATTGGATGAGAACCTTTCTGACCGAATTATTTCTAAAATCATCGACTTGTATCCTAATTCGGAGCATGTCAAGACTTTAGTGCTTACGAATACTGATGATGGCGTTATTTGGGAATATGCCAAACAGAATGCTTTCGTGATTGTTTCTAAAGACTCTGACTTTCATCAGCGCAGCTTACTGTATGGTCATCCACCCAAATTTATTTATCTTCGGGTTGGGAACAGTCCAACTTCCAAAATTGTTCGGATATTGAGAGACAATTTTGGTATCATCAGCGAGTTTGGAGATAGAGAATCAGAAAGTATTTTGGTGTTGACATAA
- a CDS encoding DUF433 domain-containing protein produces MDYQSIITIEPGKRSGKPCIRGMRITVYDILEYLAGGMTETEILEDFSELTSEDIKACLSFAADREKKLFVVTL; encoded by the coding sequence ATGGACTACCAAAGCATCATTACAATTGAGCCTGGAAAACGCAGTGGCAAGCCATGCATTAGAGGAATGCGAATCACAGTCTATGATATTTTAGAATATCTAGCCGGTGGAATGACTGAAACAGAAATTTTAGAAGATTTCTCAGAACTCACCTCAGAAGATATTAAAGCTTGTCTTAGTTTTGCAGCTGACCGTGAAAAAAAATTATTCGTGGTAACGCTGTGA
- the mazE gene encoding type II toxin-antitoxin system MazE family antitoxin — protein sequence MSKKVSITLDDEVLDFVDRLARNRSRFINDILLQEKERIFMKELEAAYIDQANDPEFQEEVSVWDITVDDGLKCINVSVINDIIN from the coding sequence ATGAGTAAGAAAGTCAGCATAACCTTAGACGACGAAGTTCTAGATTTTGTGGATCGACTCGCAAGAAATCGCAGTCGTTTTATCAATGATATTCTTTTGCAAGAAAAAGAAAGAATTTTCATGAAAGAGCTAGAAGCTGCTTATATAGATCAGGCGAATGATCCAGAGTTCCAAGAAGAAGTTTCCGTCTGGGACATTACCGTGGACGATGGTCTAAAATGCATTAATGTCTCTGTTATCAACGATATTATAAACTAA
- a CDS encoding phosphoglycerate kinase gives MSKKTVANLSAAELSGKRVLVRADFNVPLDDTGKITDDTRIRAALPTILDLTGKGAKVILISHFGRPKGQVNESMRLTPVGVRLSELLGKNVTKCDDCVGDGVKAAVDSLADGEVLLLENARFYAGEEANDPEFAKQLGELADVYVNDAFGTAHRAHASTEGVTKYVDTCVAGYLIEKELEFLQNAIENPQRPLAAIVGGSKVSSKIGVIDTLLEKVDKLFIGGGMIFTFYKARGLGVGKSLVEEDKLELAKSLEAKAKERGVELLLPTDVVLADNFAPDANDQTVAVESIPDGWMGLDIGPDSIKTFQAALEQCKSVIWNGPMGVFEFDKFAKGTEAIAQTLAGLTEKGTITIIGGGDSVAAVEKVGVAEKMSHISTGGGASLELLEGKVLPGIAALDDA, from the coding sequence GTGTCTAAGAAAACTGTAGCAAATTTGTCCGCTGCCGAGCTATCGGGTAAGCGTGTCCTCGTCCGCGCGGATTTTAACGTCCCCCTCGATGATACGGGTAAAATCACCGACGATACCCGGATTCGTGCTGCCCTCCCCACAATTCTCGACTTGACGGGCAAAGGTGCCAAAGTCATCCTCATCAGTCACTTCGGCCGCCCCAAAGGCCAGGTGAACGAGTCGATGCGTCTGACTCCGGTTGGGGTGCGTCTCTCGGAATTACTGGGTAAGAACGTCACCAAGTGCGATGACTGTGTCGGTGATGGGGTGAAAGCGGCTGTGGACAGTCTCGCAGATGGGGAGGTCTTGCTGTTAGAGAACGCCCGCTTCTATGCTGGAGAAGAAGCTAACGATCCTGAGTTTGCCAAGCAACTGGGAGAGTTAGCCGATGTCTATGTCAATGATGCCTTCGGGACGGCCCACCGGGCCCACGCTTCTACGGAAGGGGTGACGAAGTATGTGGATACCTGCGTGGCGGGTTATCTGATTGAGAAGGAACTGGAATTCCTGCAAAATGCCATTGAGAATCCCCAACGTCCTTTGGCGGCGATCGTGGGGGGGTCGAAGGTCTCTAGTAAGATTGGTGTGATTGATACGCTGTTGGAGAAGGTGGACAAGCTGTTCATCGGCGGCGGTATGATTTTCACCTTCTATAAGGCCCGAGGCTTGGGTGTGGGTAAATCTTTGGTGGAAGAAGACAAGCTGGAGTTGGCGAAGTCCCTCGAAGCCAAAGCCAAGGAACGGGGGGTTGAGTTATTGCTACCCACCGATGTGGTTTTGGCGGACAACTTCGCCCCTGATGCCAATGACCAAACGGTTGCCGTTGAGTCGATTCCTGATGGTTGGATGGGCTTAGATATTGGTCCTGATTCCATTAAAACCTTCCAAGCGGCGTTGGAACAGTGCAAATCAGTGATTTGGAATGGTCCGATGGGCGTGTTTGAGTTTGATAAGTTCGCGAAAGGGACCGAGGCGATCGCGCAAACTCTAGCGGGTTTGACGGAGAAAGGAACCATCACGATTATCGGCGGTGGTGACTCGGTGGCCGCCGTTGAGAAAGTGGGTGTGGCTGAGAAAATGAGCCACATTTCTACCGGTGGCGGTGCTAGTTTGGAACTCCTGGAAGGGAAGGTTCTACCGGGGATTGCTGCCCTCGACGACGCTTAA
- a CDS encoding universal stress protein, whose amino-acid sequence MFKSVLFPVDGSRESREAAVVVADIVKTYQAKLTILSVVEPPAEGEAPSPHNSPEAIANLLKSAQEVFAQQGMEVATIERQGKPAFVICDVADEQDMDLIVMGSRGTGLTDEGAAESVTNLTINLSPCPVLVVP is encoded by the coding sequence ATGTTTAAGAGTGTATTATTCCCGGTCGATGGTAGCCGCGAATCCCGTGAGGCGGCCGTCGTTGTTGCCGATATCGTCAAAACCTATCAAGCCAAACTCACCATTCTCTCCGTGGTGGAACCCCCAGCAGAGGGAGAAGCCCCCAGCCCGCATAACTCCCCAGAGGCGATCGCCAATCTTCTCAAAAGCGCCCAGGAGGTGTTCGCCCAACAGGGGATGGAAGTCGCCACCATTGAACGACAGGGAAAACCCGCTTTCGTCATCTGCGATGTGGCGGATGAACAGGATATGGATTTGATTGTCATGGGGAGTCGTGGGACTGGGTTAACGGATGAAGGGGCCGCCGAAAGCGTCACCAATCTCACCATTAACCTCTCCCCCTGTCCCGTTTTGGTAGTTCCCTAA